The proteins below are encoded in one region of Bifidobacterium dentium JCM 1195 = DSM 20436:
- a CDS encoding CstA-like transporter-associated (seleno)protein: MREISGEARYDHYLEHFAAEHPDERPLSEKEFLLAREAYDREHPNTSCCC; encoded by the coding sequence ATGCGGGAGATCAGCGGCGAAGCAAGATACGATCATTATCTTGAGCACTTCGCCGCCGAACATCCCGATGAACGGCCATTGAGCGAGAAGGAGTTCCTGCTCGCCCGCGAAGCCTATGACAGGGAGCATCCCAACACCAGCTGCTGTTGCTGA
- a CDS encoding UPF0182 family membrane protein: MSFFDMFGPLFDPSEGANRSDRQRSSNDDPIILNVETDGDTTSRSGSSVPPKGPSRPRIARRPNRPRKGASRGNKILIGIVLALAIVVGLFFALAQFITDVMWYDQLGFQSVIWTQLGTRIGLWIAYALLLAGVSFISATLAIRARPDAADGSTIRVKGDTIEIGKGVSSRNARRVAVVVSLIVGLIFGAQFNSNWSEILLMFNAQSFGTTDPQFGLDNGFYVFVLPGLRLIMSAVSLLLLAGIIFSVITHVLMGGIRITMPVNGRGLFNITKRARRQIGIWLMLNMFAWAANQVVGVFSTLTTEGSRITGATYTTVNATIPVTFVMAAITVILGVVLGIWIMKSHALEGQAPIAVRASEALKAWKVPTVAIASAVVVSLVLTVAWPMLLQRFRVNPNAQEMESTYIQRNIDATRVAYGLNKVKTEQYKATTEGEAGALADSAESTAQIRLLDPQIVSPTFKQLQQSKQYYTFADTLSVDKYEVDGVSQDTVIAARELDLDGLDNRNWVNDHTVYTHGYGVVAAYGNKVTSDGQPKFFESGIPNQGKLTDSEQYEPRIYFSPNASEYSIVGAPDGTKSWEFDYPTGSEGATNTFKGDGGPKIGNIFSRLLYAIRFGSDQILFSDRVNANSQILYDRSPKERVAKVAPYLTLDGRVYPAVVDGRVKWIVDGYTTSDAYPYSQMTDLGDATKDSTTETSSTVTGLNSQNANYIRNSVKATVDAYDGSVDLYVWDESDPVIKAWEQIFPGQYHQLSEISGDLMSHLRYPESLFKVQRELLAKYHVSSANQFFSGEDFWQTPVDPTESQQAQQRDILQPPYYLTLQTGGSNEPVFSLTSSYIPAGSSTREILTGFLSVDSDAGNEKGKIGSNYGTIRLQELPKDSNVPGPGQAQNNFNASADVSKELNLLESGSTNVQRGNLLTLPLGGGLVYVQPVYVKSSGSTSFPLLKKVLVAFGDQVGFANTLDEALDQVFGGNSGASAGDAENVEGGTSSGKTDGKTDSSGQQGDTSQGGSTDSSTGNDTSGTASGDLKNALNDAAQAMKDSDAAMKKGDWSAYGEAQKKLQEALNKAIELEQ, from the coding sequence ATGTCTTTCTTCGATATGTTTGGCCCCCTGTTCGATCCTTCGGAAGGTGCGAACCGTTCCGACAGGCAACGTTCCTCGAATGATGATCCGATCATCCTCAATGTCGAGACCGATGGCGACACCACTTCGCGGTCCGGTTCGAGCGTGCCTCCGAAAGGTCCTTCCCGTCCGCGTATCGCCCGGCGTCCCAACCGCCCCCGAAAAGGAGCATCGCGCGGCAACAAGATTCTCATCGGCATAGTTCTGGCCTTGGCCATCGTCGTCGGCCTGTTTTTCGCATTGGCGCAGTTCATCACCGATGTCATGTGGTACGACCAACTTGGTTTCCAAAGTGTGATATGGACGCAGCTGGGCACCAGGATCGGTCTGTGGATCGCCTATGCGCTGTTGCTTGCCGGTGTCAGCTTCATATCCGCAACCTTGGCGATTCGGGCGCGTCCGGACGCAGCCGACGGCTCCACCATCCGTGTCAAGGGCGACACCATCGAAATAGGCAAGGGCGTGAGTTCCAGAAACGCCCGTCGCGTGGCCGTGGTCGTCTCGCTGATCGTAGGCCTGATCTTCGGTGCACAGTTCAACTCGAACTGGTCCGAAATCCTGCTCATGTTCAATGCGCAGAGCTTTGGTACCACCGATCCGCAATTCGGACTTGACAACGGCTTCTACGTGTTCGTGCTGCCTGGACTGCGTCTGATCATGTCGGCCGTATCGCTGTTGTTGCTCGCCGGCATCATTTTCTCCGTCATCACGCATGTGCTCATGGGCGGCATCCGCATCACCATGCCGGTCAACGGCCGTGGTCTGTTTAACATCACCAAGCGTGCCCGCCGTCAGATCGGCATCTGGCTGATGCTCAACATGTTCGCTTGGGCCGCCAACCAGGTGGTCGGTGTGTTCTCCACCCTCACGACGGAGGGTAGTCGCATTACCGGCGCGACCTACACCACGGTGAACGCCACCATTCCGGTCACCTTCGTCATGGCCGCCATCACCGTCATCCTCGGTGTGGTGTTGGGCATATGGATTATGAAATCCCATGCTCTGGAAGGCCAGGCTCCTATCGCTGTGCGTGCCTCCGAAGCGTTGAAGGCGTGGAAGGTGCCGACCGTGGCCATCGCATCCGCCGTTGTCGTCAGCCTGGTGCTCACCGTTGCATGGCCCATGCTGTTGCAGCGTTTCCGTGTCAATCCGAACGCGCAGGAGATGGAATCCACCTACATCCAGCGCAACATTGACGCCACTCGCGTTGCTTACGGCCTGAACAAAGTGAAGACCGAGCAATATAAGGCCACCACCGAAGGCGAGGCCGGCGCGTTGGCCGATTCCGCCGAATCCACCGCGCAGATCCGACTGCTTGACCCGCAGATCGTCTCGCCGACCTTCAAGCAGCTGCAGCAGTCCAAGCAGTACTACACCTTTGCCGACACGCTGTCGGTCGACAAATATGAGGTGGACGGTGTGAGCCAAGACACCGTCATCGCGGCCCGCGAACTTGATCTTGACGGCCTTGACAACCGTAATTGGGTGAATGACCATACCGTATACACGCACGGTTATGGCGTGGTCGCCGCCTATGGCAACAAGGTGACCAGCGATGGCCAGCCGAAGTTCTTCGAATCCGGCATCCCCAACCAAGGCAAACTGACGGATTCCGAACAATACGAGCCACGCATCTATTTCTCCCCGAACGCCTCCGAATACTCCATCGTGGGCGCTCCTGATGGCACCAAATCCTGGGAATTCGACTACCCGACCGGCTCTGAAGGTGCCACCAACACCTTCAAGGGCGATGGTGGTCCGAAGATCGGCAACATCTTCTCCCGTCTGCTGTATGCGATTCGTTTCGGTTCCGATCAGATTCTCTTCTCCGATCGTGTGAACGCCAATTCGCAGATTCTCTACGATCGTTCCCCGAAGGAACGCGTGGCCAAGGTCGCTCCGTACCTGACCCTTGACGGCCGCGTGTATCCTGCCGTGGTCGACGGGCGTGTGAAGTGGATCGTCGACGGCTACACCACCTCCGATGCCTACCCATACTCGCAGATGACCGATTTGGGAGATGCGACCAAGGACTCCACCACGGAGACCTCGTCCACCGTCACGGGTTTGAATTCGCAGAACGCCAACTATATCCGTAATTCGGTGAAGGCCACCGTCGACGCCTATGACGGTTCGGTGGATCTGTATGTGTGGGACGAATCCGATCCGGTCATCAAGGCATGGGAACAGATCTTCCCCGGCCAGTACCATCAGCTTTCCGAAATCTCCGGCGATCTGATGAGTCACCTGCGTTATCCGGAAAGTCTGTTCAAGGTACAGCGTGAGCTGCTCGCCAAGTATCATGTGTCTTCCGCGAACCAGTTCTTCTCCGGCGAGGACTTCTGGCAGACCCCGGTCGATCCGACCGAATCGCAGCAAGCCCAGCAGCGTGACATTCTGCAGCCGCCGTATTATCTGACCTTGCAGACCGGCGGATCCAACGAGCCGGTGTTCTCGCTCACCTCATCGTATATTCCGGCAGGTTCCTCGACACGAGAGATCCTGACCGGCTTCCTGTCGGTCGATTCCGATGCAGGCAACGAGAAGGGCAAAATCGGTTCGAACTATGGCACCATCCGATTGCAGGAGTTGCCGAAGGACTCCAATGTGCCCGGTCCGGGACAGGCACAGAACAACTTCAACGCCTCGGCAGACGTATCCAAGGAATTGAACCTGCTCGAATCCGGTTCCACCAACGTTCAGCGAGGCAATCTCCTCACCTTGCCGCTTGGCGGTGGTCTGGTGTACGTCCAGCCGGTGTACGTGAAATCCTCCGGTTCCACGAGCTTCCCGCTCCTGAAGAAGGTGCTTGTGGCCTTCGGTGATCAGGTCGGGTTCGCCAACACCTTGGACGAGGCGCTTGATCAGGTGTTCGGCGGCAATTCCGGAGCATCCGCCGGTGACGCCGAGAACGTCGAAGGCGGTACTTCGTCCGGTAAGACGGATGGCAAAACCGACTCCAGCGGCCAGCAGGGTGATACCTCGCAAGGCGGATCCACGGATTCGAGCACCGGAAATGACACGAGCGGCACGGCAAGCGGCGATTTGAAGAACGCGCTGAACGATGCCGCCCAAGCAATGAAGGATTCCGACGCCGCCATGAAGAAGGGTGACTGGAGCGCCTACGGTGAGGCGCAGAAGAAGCTGCAGGAAGCCTTGAACAAGGCCATCGAACTCGAGCAGTAG
- a CDS encoding GNAT family N-acetyltransferase has product MTEYTYRIAGEHDLRAITDIYNAAVIAGGSSADLSPRTLEQRKVWVESHQDPYAVFVVEAADDDGNPQTVGFGALSVFYDRAGYDGVTDLAYYVDPAWQGKGVGTYTLTKLLEECRKRNMRKACGIIFADNAGSIALMRRFGFTQFGLMPAAATDSTGTMRDMSYWYLDL; this is encoded by the coding sequence ATGACCGAATATACCTATCGAATCGCCGGTGAGCACGACCTCAGGGCCATCACCGACATCTATAATGCTGCCGTCATCGCCGGCGGTTCCTCAGCCGACCTTTCACCGCGCACCCTTGAACAACGCAAGGTCTGGGTCGAATCGCACCAAGATCCATATGCGGTGTTCGTCGTCGAAGCGGCGGATGACGACGGTAACCCGCAGACGGTCGGTTTCGGTGCGTTGTCCGTGTTCTATGACCGTGCCGGCTACGACGGCGTCACCGATCTGGCCTACTACGTCGATCCTGCATGGCAGGGCAAGGGCGTGGGTACCTACACCCTGACGAAGCTGCTTGAGGAATGCCGCAAGCGTAATATGCGCAAGGCCTGCGGCATCATCTTCGCCGACAATGCCGGCTCCATCGCGCTGATGAGGCGTTTCGGCTTCACTCAATTCGGCCTGATGCCGGCGGCCGCCACCGATTCCACCGGCACCATGCGTGACATGAGTTACTGGTATCTCGACCTGTAA
- the mfd gene encoding transcription-repair coupling factor has translation MAAELSGILDVLETDDDFRALISGEVEEPESDIDPSITVGVPEGLRPALAAGAAGSRPVVLVVASGREAEETVEAIRSWYGGDPQDVAQLEAWETLPHERLSPRADTVASRMAVFRRLKHPEEGNAMFGPIRILVMPVRSLIQPVVAGLGDIEPLVFTQGEELALDEASKRLVESAYTRVDLVMDRGEFAVRGGIIDVFPPTLPHPVRIEFFGDEIDAIKQFHASDQRTYGEPLESVWATPCRELQLTDAVRDRAKSLIGSIPNAEDMLESIANAIAVEGMESLLPALVDDMESVQGMLPPNALIMLSDPEKLRRGADDLAKTANEFLAASWHVAASGHGSGAPITFDQANFLDFEETITSLAFSQHDVWKLTSFGVDSSLPGHVRIDASNPGEYRGDEHKAASGIEGLLAAGYDVTITAAAQGTLARLKRAINETGITNFECVRSRAIDGFVDNAAKTALLTERDLTGRTSAAGQAKTPKRRRKAIDLMELKSGDYVVHEQHGIGRFVEMRQRTIGTGANKTTREYLVIEYAPNKRGAPADKLFIPTDQLDQISKYIGAEAPKLNKLGGSDWAATKAKARKHVHEIAEDLVKLYSARQRTPGYAFGKDTPWQKELEDAFPYQETADQLTTIDEVKSDMERSVPMDRLICGDVGFGKTEIAVRAAFKAVQDSKQVAVLVPTTLLVQQHFETFTERYEGFPVNVAAMSRFQTAKEINDTITGLEDGTVDVVIGTHKLLNPKIKFKDLGLVIIDEEQRFGVEHKETLKALRTNVDVLSLSATPIPRTLEMAVTGIREMSTLATPPEDRLPVLTYVGAYEDAQITAAVRRELLRGGQVFYVHNRVQDIASVAAKIHDLVPEAHVGIAHGKMGEKQLDGVIRDFWHRDIDVLVCTTIIETGLDISNANTLIVDHADRFGLSQLHQLRGRVGRGRERAYAYFLYDPAKPMTQQSHDRLATIAQNTALGSGFDVAMKDLELRGTGNLLGDEQSGHIEGVGFDLYVRMVSEAVEQYKEPERTESVAVSIDLPIEASIPVDYIDSDKLRLEAYRKLAAARTEGDLEELRDELADRYGRPPAEFGALFDVARLRAKARRLGITEIIAQGRNVRVAKFEPRESVQLRMARIYKGIQYRPVTKTYLVPAPFAGSLGSKPMGSDEVVQWTDQLLDDLDWSPTPRK, from the coding sequence ATGGCCGCTGAGCTGTCCGGCATCCTTGACGTACTGGAAACGGATGACGATTTCCGTGCGCTGATTTCCGGTGAGGTCGAGGAACCGGAATCCGACATCGATCCCAGCATCACCGTAGGCGTTCCCGAAGGTCTACGGCCGGCTCTGGCGGCCGGTGCCGCCGGCAGCAGGCCGGTCGTGCTCGTTGTCGCTTCCGGGAGGGAGGCGGAGGAGACGGTCGAGGCGATTCGTTCCTGGTACGGTGGCGACCCGCAGGATGTGGCCCAGTTGGAGGCTTGGGAAACGTTGCCTCATGAACGTCTGTCTCCCCGTGCCGATACGGTGGCCAGCCGCATGGCGGTGTTCCGCAGGTTGAAACACCCCGAAGAGGGGAATGCCATGTTCGGTCCGATCCGCATTCTGGTAATGCCGGTGCGATCCCTGATTCAGCCGGTAGTGGCCGGTCTTGGCGACATCGAACCGCTGGTATTCACGCAAGGCGAGGAATTGGCGCTCGATGAAGCGTCGAAACGATTGGTGGAGAGCGCCTATACGCGTGTGGACCTTGTGATGGACCGTGGAGAATTCGCCGTGCGTGGAGGCATCATCGACGTATTTCCGCCGACGCTGCCGCATCCGGTGCGTATCGAATTCTTTGGTGACGAAATCGATGCCATCAAGCAGTTCCATGCTTCCGACCAACGTACGTACGGAGAGCCGCTGGAGAGCGTCTGGGCCACGCCATGCCGTGAATTGCAACTGACGGACGCCGTTCGCGATCGGGCGAAGTCCCTGATCGGTTCCATTCCCAACGCCGAGGATATGCTGGAATCCATCGCCAACGCCATTGCGGTAGAGGGTATGGAATCGCTGTTGCCGGCGCTCGTCGACGACATGGAATCGGTGCAGGGCATGTTGCCGCCGAATGCGCTGATCATGCTTTCCGATCCGGAAAAACTGCGCAGAGGCGCCGATGATCTGGCCAAAACCGCCAACGAGTTTCTGGCTGCCAGCTGGCATGTGGCCGCGTCCGGTCATGGTAGTGGTGCGCCCATCACCTTCGATCAGGCGAATTTTCTTGACTTCGAAGAGACCATAACGTCTCTTGCGTTCTCGCAGCATGACGTTTGGAAACTCACCAGTTTCGGTGTGGATTCCAGTCTGCCCGGCCATGTACGAATCGATGCTTCGAATCCAGGCGAATATCGTGGTGACGAACACAAGGCCGCCTCCGGCATTGAGGGGCTGCTCGCAGCTGGCTATGACGTGACCATCACGGCAGCCGCACAAGGCACGTTGGCCCGCCTGAAACGCGCCATCAACGAAACCGGCATCACCAACTTCGAGTGCGTGCGATCCCGTGCCATCGACGGATTCGTGGATAATGCGGCGAAAACAGCATTGCTGACCGAGCGTGACCTGACCGGCCGCACTTCGGCTGCGGGCCAGGCCAAAACCCCGAAGCGCCGGCGCAAGGCCATCGATCTGATGGAACTGAAATCCGGCGATTACGTGGTGCACGAGCAGCACGGCATCGGACGTTTCGTTGAAATGCGTCAACGTACTATCGGTACCGGCGCCAACAAAACCACCCGCGAATATCTGGTCATCGAATATGCGCCGAACAAACGCGGCGCCCCGGCCGACAAACTGTTCATCCCCACCGACCAGCTCGATCAGATCAGCAAGTATATCGGCGCCGAGGCGCCGAAACTCAACAAACTGGGCGGTTCCGATTGGGCGGCCACCAAAGCCAAGGCACGTAAACACGTGCACGAGATCGCCGAGGATCTGGTCAAACTGTACTCGGCCCGCCAGCGTACGCCCGGTTACGCCTTCGGCAAAGACACGCCATGGCAAAAGGAACTGGAGGATGCCTTCCCGTATCAGGAGACCGCCGACCAGCTCACCACCATCGACGAGGTCAAATCCGACATGGAACGATCCGTACCGATGGATCGTCTCATCTGCGGCGACGTCGGTTTCGGCAAGACGGAGATCGCCGTACGTGCCGCTTTCAAGGCGGTGCAGGATTCCAAACAGGTGGCCGTGCTCGTACCGACCACGCTGCTGGTGCAACAGCATTTCGAGACGTTCACCGAGCGCTATGAGGGCTTCCCGGTGAATGTGGCCGCAATGAGCCGATTCCAGACCGCCAAGGAAATCAACGACACCATTACGGGTCTGGAGGACGGCACCGTCGACGTGGTGATCGGCACGCATAAGCTGCTCAATCCGAAAATCAAATTCAAGGATCTGGGACTCGTCATCATCGACGAGGAGCAACGGTTCGGCGTCGAGCATAAGGAGACGCTCAAGGCGTTGCGTACCAATGTGGACGTGCTGAGTCTGTCGGCAACGCCTATTCCACGAACGCTTGAGATGGCCGTCACCGGCATCCGTGAGATGTCCACACTGGCCACGCCTCCCGAGGATCGTCTGCCGGTGCTCACCTATGTCGGCGCATATGAGGATGCGCAGATCACCGCAGCCGTACGTCGAGAACTGCTACGTGGTGGCCAGGTCTTCTACGTGCACAATCGTGTGCAGGACATTGCGTCCGTCGCGGCGAAGATTCATGACCTCGTGCCGGAAGCGCATGTCGGCATTGCGCACGGCAAGATGGGGGAGAAGCAGCTCGATGGCGTGATCCGTGACTTCTGGCATCGTGACATCGATGTGCTGGTATGTACCACGATTATCGAGACTGGTCTTGATATCTCCAACGCAAACACGTTGATCGTCGATCATGCCGATCGTTTCGGTCTCAGTCAGCTGCACCAGCTGCGAGGACGAGTCGGACGCGGCCGTGAACGCGCCTACGCCTACTTCCTTTATGATCCGGCCAAGCCGATGACCCAGCAGTCGCATGACCGTCTTGCCACCATCGCGCAGAACACGGCGCTCGGTTCCGGTTTCGACGTGGCCATGAAGGATCTGGAGTTGCGTGGCACCGGTAATCTGCTTGGCGATGAGCAGAGCGGGCATATCGAGGGTGTGGGTTTCGACCTGTATGTGCGCATGGTCTCCGAGGCCGTGGAACAGTACAAGGAGCCGGAACGCACCGAATCGGTGGCCGTGAGCATCGACCTGCCGATCGAGGCGTCCATTCCGGTCGACTATATCGATTCCGACAAGCTACGGCTTGAAGCCTATCGCAAGCTGGCCGCGGCCCGTACGGAAGGCGATCTCGAGGAACTGCGTGACGAGCTTGCCGACCGTTATGGCAGGCCGCCGGCCGAATTCGGCGCATTGTTCGACGTGGCTCGATTGCGGGCCAAGGCGCGAAGGCTTGGCATCACCGAGATCATCGCACAGGGCCGTAATGTGCGTGTGGCCAAGTTCGAGCCGCGTGAATCCGTGCAGCTTCGCATGGCCAGGATCTACAAGGGCATCCAGTACAGACCGGTCACCAAGACGTATCTGGTTCCCGCCCCCTTTGCAGGTTCGCTCGGGTCGAAGCCGATGGGCTCCGACGAGGTGGTGCAGTGGACGGATCAACTGTTGGACGACCTCGATTGGTCTCCCACCCCTCGCAAGTGA
- a CDS encoding branched-chain amino acid transporter permease, whose protein sequence is MIMTTWQGVVTVLMAVLGTVVTRFLPFLLFPESKQPPRVIEYLGKVLPYAMTGLLVVYSLKGVQPLSGNHGIPEAIAIIVIVLLHLWKRNMLLSIAGGTIVYMLLIQLTFVA, encoded by the coding sequence ATGATCATGACTACCTGGCAGGGCGTCGTAACTGTGCTGATGGCGGTGCTCGGCACCGTCGTCACTCGATTCCTGCCGTTCCTGCTGTTCCCCGAATCCAAACAACCGCCACGTGTCATTGAGTATCTTGGCAAAGTGTTGCCGTATGCCATGACCGGCCTGCTTGTCGTCTATTCGTTGAAGGGAGTACAGCCGCTTTCCGGCAACCACGGCATTCCCGAGGCGATCGCCATCATCGTGATCGTGTTGCTGCACCTATGGAAGAGGAACATGCTGCTGTCGATTGCGGGCGGCACCATCGTCTACATGCTGCTCATCCAACTGACATTCGTCGCGTAG
- the pth gene encoding aminoacyl-tRNA hydrolase translates to MASDFWLIAGLGNPGSKYEGTRHNMGFMTADLLAERWSVNFSDHKGLAMLGKGVMNLSGRNVKFFLAKPLTYMNDSGNAVASISSYYQIEPNHIVVVHDDMDLDFGRIKVKSGGSAGGHNGIKSIDRSLGTPKYARVRMGVGHAQRGAHAHDNTVNWVLGGFGPDQRKQLPEFLADGADAAETIIFDGLAKAQEQFNGR, encoded by the coding sequence ATGGCATCTGATTTCTGGCTGATTGCAGGATTGGGCAATCCGGGCTCCAAGTACGAAGGAACGCGCCACAACATGGGATTCATGACAGCCGACCTGCTGGCGGAACGCTGGTCGGTCAATTTCTCCGATCACAAGGGGCTGGCCATGCTCGGCAAAGGCGTAATGAACCTGTCGGGCCGCAATGTGAAGTTCTTTCTGGCCAAACCGCTGACCTACATGAACGATTCCGGCAATGCGGTGGCTTCCATCAGCTCGTACTACCAGATTGAACCGAATCATATCGTGGTAGTCCATGACGACATGGACCTTGATTTCGGCCGCATCAAGGTCAAGTCCGGAGGCTCCGCCGGCGGACACAACGGCATTAAGTCCATTGATCGTTCGCTTGGCACGCCGAAATACGCCCGTGTGCGTATGGGCGTCGGCCATGCCCAACGCGGTGCGCACGCCCACGACAATACGGTGAACTGGGTGTTGGGCGGATTCGGGCCGGACCAACGCAAGCAGTTGCCTGAATTCCTTGCCGATGGCGCCGATGCGGCCGAGACCATCATCTTCGACGGTCTCGCCAAGGCTCAGGAGCAGTTCAATGGCCGCTGA
- a CDS encoding carbon starvation CstA family protein: MTSAASTAGAQVPAPGKLEFKDDYTPEEAQRVIRNSKGLPVGVKPKMVWTWPKALLWAAISIVCAIGWAILAVSRGEQISAIWFVVVAICSYAIAYRFYAYYIQIRIMRTDDANATPAERVHDGANFERADRRVLFGQHFAGISGAGPLVGPILAAQMGYLPSVLWIILGVIFAGAVQDMLMLWISAKRRGRSFGQMAADEMGKFGGMVLSIFLVVMTAIAMAFLALVAIKAMAASPWAVFSIGMTIPIALIMGCYQRFLRPGRVIETTVLGFVLLVLDIVAGGWIADSPVLAPIFTLSAKELVIALVIYSFCAAALPHWLLVTPRDYLSTLMKIGTLVLLVIGIIIANPSVKVPGLTELASTSTGPTFSGNLFPFLFITIACGALSGFHGAVSSGLTPKALEKENQIRMIGYGSMLVESFTAVIALIAAITISQGVYFSTNMSAAQISAASGVTITSTSTADEQADAAVKAVGSMKVSDIEGNQMKVTWDSEDSNGDVKTYEGAEALKQAASDIGEKSIVSRTGGATTFAMGMASFLKSYLGGQNSMAFWYHFAIMFEALFILTTVDNGTRVARYQIGEMLANAKRLKKFGDPTWRPGNIITTLIATALWGTMLYMGVSDANGGINAMVPIFGISNQLLAAACFMLVTVCVVKMGRAKYAWIPVVPLVWDVAVTFTADFQKIFDSKIGYFAAAKTWQTKIDSGELTGEALANAKASLSNAYLDGVLSVFFFIMMATFLICGVVVIVKTLKAGKFGVETTSEDPFVESEWFAPSSLIATSLEKKVAREYAAKSYELAHESKAAA; encoded by the coding sequence ATGACTAGTGCAGCAAGCACTGCCGGCGCCCAGGTCCCTGCGCCCGGCAAGCTGGAGTTCAAGGATGACTATACGCCGGAAGAGGCGCAACGCGTCATTCGCAATTCGAAAGGCCTACCGGTCGGCGTGAAGCCGAAGATGGTATGGACTTGGCCAAAGGCCTTGCTGTGGGCCGCCATTTCCATTGTGTGCGCCATTGGCTGGGCCATTCTGGCCGTGTCCCGTGGCGAGCAGATCAGCGCCATCTGGTTCGTGGTCGTGGCCATCTGCTCCTATGCCATCGCATACCGTTTCTATGCGTATTACATTCAGATTAGAATCATGCGCACCGATGACGCGAACGCCACCCCGGCCGAGCGTGTGCATGATGGCGCCAACTTCGAACGCGCCGATCGCCGCGTACTTTTCGGACAGCACTTCGCCGGCATTTCCGGCGCGGGCCCGCTCGTCGGCCCGATTCTGGCCGCTCAGATGGGTTATCTGCCGTCCGTGCTGTGGATCATTCTCGGCGTGATCTTCGCCGGTGCCGTGCAGGACATGCTCATGCTGTGGATTTCCGCCAAGCGCCGCGGCCGTTCCTTCGGCCAGATGGCCGCCGACGAGATGGGCAAGTTCGGTGGCATGGTGCTGTCGATCTTCCTGGTCGTCATGACCGCCATCGCCATGGCGTTCCTCGCCCTTGTGGCCATCAAGGCCATGGCCGCCTCGCCGTGGGCCGTGTTCTCCATCGGCATGACCATCCCGATCGCACTGATCATGGGTTGCTACCAGCGCTTCCTGCGTCCGGGACGCGTCATCGAAACCACTGTCCTCGGCTTCGTGCTGCTCGTGCTTGACATCGTGGCCGGTGGCTGGATCGCCGATTCCCCGGTGCTTGCTCCGATCTTCACCCTGTCCGCCAAGGAACTGGTCATCGCTCTGGTGATCTACTCCTTCTGCGCGGCCGCTCTGCCGCACTGGTTGCTTGTCACTCCGCGAGACTATCTGTCCACCTTGATGAAGATCGGCACCTTGGTGCTGCTCGTCATCGGCATCATCATCGCCAATCCGTCAGTCAAGGTGCCGGGTCTGACCGAGCTCGCCTCCACGTCGACCGGGCCGACCTTCTCCGGCAACCTGTTCCCGTTCCTATTCATCACCATCGCCTGCGGTGCCCTTTCCGGCTTCCACGGCGCAGTGAGCTCCGGCCTGACCCCGAAGGCCCTGGAGAAGGAGAACCAGATCCGCATGATCGGCTACGGCTCCATGCTGGTCGAATCCTTCACCGCCGTCATCGCACTGATTGCGGCCATCACCATTTCCCAGGGCGTGTACTTCTCCACCAACATGTCCGCAGCCCAGATCTCCGCCGCTTCCGGTGTGACCATCACTTCCACCTCCACCGCCGACGAGCAGGCCGATGCCGCCGTCAAGGCAGTGGGTTCGATGAAGGTCTCCGACATCGAAGGCAACCAGATGAAGGTCACCTGGGATTCCGAGGACTCCAACGGCGACGTCAAGACCTATGAAGGCGCCGAGGCCCTGAAGCAGGCCGCTTCCGATATCGGTGAGAAGTCCATCGTGTCCCGTACCGGTGGCGCCACCACCTTCGCCATGGGCATGGCCTCCTTCCTGAAGTCCTATCTCGGTGGACAGAACTCCATGGCCTTCTGGTACCACTTCGCCATCATGTTCGAAGCGCTGTTCATTCTCACCACCGTCGACAACGGCACCCGCGTCGCCCGCTATCAGATCGGCGAGATGCTTGCCAACGCCAAGAGGCTCAAGAAGTTCGGCGATCCGACTTGGCGTCCGGGCAACATCATCACTACGCTGATCGCCACTGCGTTGTGGGGCACCATGCTGTACATGGGCGTTTCCGACGCCAACGGCGGCATCAATGCCATGGTTCCGATCTTCGGCATCTCCAACCAGCTACTTGCCGCCGCCTGCTTCATGTTGGTGACGGTATGCGTGGTCAAGATGGGCCGCGCCAAGTACGCATGGATTCCGGTCGTGCCGCTGGTGTGGGACGTGGCCGTGACTTTCACCGCCGACTTCCAGAAGATCTTCGATTCCAAGATCGGCTATTTCGCCGCGGCCAAGACCTGGCAGACCAAGATCGACTCCGGAGAACTGACTGGCGAGGCATTGGCCAATGCCAAGGCATCGCTGTCCAACGCCTATCTCGACGGCGTGCTGTCCGTGTTCTTCTTCATCATGATGGCCACTTTCCTGATTTGCGGCGTCGTGGTAATCGTGAAGACCCTCAAGGCGGGCAAGTTCGGTGTGGAAACCACGTCCGAGGATCCGTTCGTCGAATCCGAATGGTTCGCTCCGTCCAGCCTGATCGCCACATCTCTCGAGAAGAAAGTCGCCCGCGAGTATGCGGCCAAGTCCTATGAGCTGGCCCACGAAAGCAAGGCGGCCGCCTGA